A genomic region of Sideroxydans sp. CL21 contains the following coding sequences:
- a CDS encoding ATP-binding cassette domain-containing protein gives MATPVIELKSVGKSFRSADGTSRSVLEGVDFTLNEGEIVALLGQSGSGKSTMLRIMAGLIAADIGQVLYRGLPLYGPAHSISMVFQSFALFPWLTVQKNVELGLEAKGMAPADRARRAEAAIELIGLSGFEGALPRELSGGMRQRVGIARALVLEPEVLLMDEAFSALDVLTGERLRDEILELWQTKQLPTKAILVVSHNIEEAVMMADRVLIFASDPGRIRDELPVTLSRPREVESQEVRILIDNVYGLMTAGAMRPGRVTEKEVKLQLGDRLPEADIARMEGILELLAEEPFLGRADLPKLAEETELTDQELLNVSRALTLLGFAHLDHGDIIITPLGEQYVHANTPERQLIFGRQLIENVPLVAYIHLGLKQDPSGDLHEDLFLRLLRFTLNEAEAISALRVAIEWGRYGDLFEYNFNTGIIQIPKDKEAVSE, from the coding sequence CGTGGCATTGCTGGGCCAGTCCGGATCGGGCAAGTCCACCATGTTGCGCATCATGGCCGGACTGATTGCGGCAGATATCGGCCAGGTACTCTATCGGGGACTTCCGTTGTATGGACCGGCACATTCCATCAGCATGGTGTTCCAGTCCTTCGCCTTGTTCCCCTGGCTCACTGTGCAAAAGAATGTGGAATTGGGACTTGAGGCGAAAGGAATGGCGCCCGCCGACAGGGCACGGCGTGCCGAGGCCGCGATAGAGCTGATCGGGCTGTCGGGATTTGAGGGCGCCCTGCCCCGCGAGTTGTCGGGCGGCATGCGGCAGCGGGTCGGCATCGCCCGCGCTCTGGTTCTGGAACCCGAAGTTCTGCTGATGGATGAGGCATTTTCGGCGCTCGATGTGCTCACCGGAGAGCGCCTGCGCGACGAAATCCTGGAACTGTGGCAGACAAAGCAGCTGCCGACCAAGGCCATCCTTGTGGTCTCACACAATATCGAGGAGGCGGTCATGATGGCCGACCGGGTCCTGATCTTCGCCAGCGATCCGGGACGCATCCGGGATGAACTGCCGGTGACTCTTTCACGTCCGAGAGAAGTGGAAAGCCAGGAAGTCCGCATCCTCATCGACAACGTATACGGGCTGATGACAGCGGGCGCGATGCGCCCGGGACGTGTCACCGAGAAAGAAGTCAAATTGCAGCTGGGCGACCGCTTGCCGGAGGCGGACATCGCCCGCATGGAAGGTATTCTGGAACTGCTGGCCGAGGAGCCTTTCCTCGGTCGTGCGGACTTGCCCAAGCTGGCTGAAGAAACGGAACTCACCGACCAGGAACTCTTGAATGTGTCGCGGGCGCTAACCCTGCTGGGATTCGCCCACCTCGATCATGGCGACATCATCATCACGCCTCTGGGCGAACAATATGTGCATGCCAACACACCGGAACGCCAACTGATCTTCGGTCGGCAACTCATAGAAAACGTGCCTTTGGTCGCCTACATCCATCTCGGCCTGAAGCAGGACCCATCCGGCGATTTGCACGAAGACCTGTTCCTTCGGTTGCTGCGCTTCACATTGAACGAAGCCGAGGCAATCTCGGCTTTGCGTGTGGCCATCGAATGGGGACGTTATGGAGATCTGTTCGAATACAACTTCAACACCGGAATAATTCAAATTCCGAAAGACAAGGAAGCTGTCTCTGAATAG